The stretch of DNA ACCGACGGCCAAGGCGTCGTCCACCACTCCAACTACCTGCGGTACATGGAGCTGGCCCGGATCGAGCTGCTCAACGCCACGGGCTACGACTACGCGAAGATCGAGGAGGCCGGCATCCTGCTGGTCGTCGCCAAAGCGACCGTCCGCTACAAGTCCCCGGCGCGCTACGGCGATGTCCTCCGCATCTGGCTCCGTACCGAGCGGGCCTTCGGCGCCCGCATCGACCACACGTACGTCATCAAAGTCGGCGAACGGATCGTCGCCGAAGCCGAGACGACGATCGCCTGCATCGACCGCGAAGGCCGCGTGCAACGGCTGCCGCGAGAATTGGAGATCGACGAGTAGGGTCCGCTGGGCGGACCGTACTAGGCGGTATGAAGTAACGAGCCAATTCGCCACATTCAATCCAACGAACGGTCCGCACAGCGGACCCTACAAGTAATGAAGCAACTCCTTTTCCTCGTCGGCGACTACGTCGAAGACTACGAAGTCATGGTCCCGTTCCAGGCGCTGGCGATGGTCGGGTACGACTGCGTCGCGGTCTGTCCGGGGAAGAAGGTTGGCGACACGGTCGCCACCGCGATCCATGACTTCGACGGCGCGCAGACCTATAGCGAGAAGCGTGGCCACAACTTCGCGATCAACGGCGACTTCGACGCGGTGAACGTCGCCGACTTCGCCGGCCTCGTCATCCCCGGCGGCCGAGCGCCGGAGTACCTGCGGCTCGACGAGCGGGTGCTGGCGATCGTGCGTGAGTTCGCCGCCGCCGGCAAGCCGATCGCCGGAGTCTGCCACGCCGCGCAGCTGCTGGCGACCGCGGGTGTCATCTCCGGCAAACGGATGCAGGCGTACCCCGCATGCAAGCCCGACGTGATCGCCGCCGGCGGCGTGTGGGACGAGCCCTCGGCGGGCCTCGACTCGGCGTGCGTCGATGGCGTGCTGGTGACCGGCCCCGCCTGGCCCGCCCACCCCGCCTGGCTGCGCGAGTTCGTGCGAACCCTCGGCGGCGAACTGCGTCCGTAGTGAATTGCCGAAGGCTGTCTGTAGGAGGGGTCTCCAGACCCCGATTACGCGCACCGTGCCGATTCGGGATGGAAGCCGTAATCGGGGTCTGGAGACCCCTCCTACAAGTTCATCTCTAACCTCGCCGAGCGGGCCGTCGTGTCCTTCGTGGTGAACAAACAAAACAACGCGGCCCGGCGCTGAGCGCCGGGCCGCGTCGTGCAGCGCTTCCGTGCGCTGTCTGTTGATCGGCGTCCTTGCCAACCAATGTGCTTCGAATCGATCAGGCCACCAGCCGCATCGGCTCGGTGGTTTCCTTCACGCCGGTGAGGAACTCCTCGAAGATCCGCAGGTCGAGCGCCGAAGCGGTCTCGGCCTCGGGGTGGAACTGCGTGCCCATCGCAAACCAGTCTTCCATGTTGGATTCGATCGCTTCGATGACGCCGTCCGGGCACTTCGCCGTCACTGTGAAGCAATCGGCGAGCTCGTCGATGGCCATGTGATGCCGGCTGTTGACGCGGAGTTCCCCGTCGCCGTAAACGCGGTCCATGATCGAACCGGCGGCGAGCTCTAGCGTGTGTCGGTGCGCCGGGTCGAGGATGTCGTGGTGCGGCAGCGCCTCGGGGAGGTCTTCCGGCAGGTGCAGGAAGAGGTTGCCGCCCATCGTGACGTTCAGCAGCTGCATGCCCAGCCCGATGCCGAAGACGGGCATGCGGCGTTCGCACACGGTGCGGGCGAGCATGCGGTCGAACGTCTCACGGCGCGGGGCGAGCGGACGCACGGCCGGGTGGAGCATCCAACCGTCGCGACGCGGGTCGAGGTCGGCGCCGCCAACGAGCAGCACGCCGTCCACCATCCGCAGGACCTGGTCGAGGTCTTCTTGTGATTCGACCGGGGGCAGGATCACCGGCAGAGCGCCGGCTTCGATCAGAGCGTCGTAGTACCCAGCGGGCACGTAGGAAACGGCCGGCTTGTCCCCGGCGGCGACTCGGAAATCTGCGTTCAACGCGATAATCGGCTTCGACATCTTCGCTTGCACTCCCTGCGGCGAGAGGGCCGTCGTGCGATGCGCCACGAGCGTATCGACGAGCAAGAAGCATCGATTGGCAAACGCAGTAGCGATGAGTCGACTGACCCTCTCTCGCCAATCGGCGAGCCCCACACCGCGCCGTCACTGGCCCGGCGGAGTCGTCAGCAGTCTCAGGGGCGTGCCTACGACGCCGGCGTCTCCGAAGAGACCTTGCGGCGTCACGTGCCTTCCCTAGCACGCCATTCGACGCTTCGCTCACCGGGCGCCATCCTTCGATAGCGCCCTGCGGGCTCAACGCCGCTACATTGGTTGTCGCTCGATCCCTCGGCGCGGCCCCTGTTGGTGACGACCGTAGTCAGCGGTCTGGTGATCGGTGGGGTGCAAGTAGGCGGTGAAGTTAACGAGTCGTAACGCCTCTCGGTAGACGCTAGAAGATTTTGGCCACCGACAAGACTGCTAGCACAAGATGGCGTGCTAGAACGGCGGCGCTAACGTAAGAACCGTAAGATCCAGCTCAGGCCACCTTGTCCAAGAAGTCCTCCAAGGGCAGGTATCGGCCGGGGCGTCAATCGGCTAGTTTCGGGCGTGTTCCGGCTTAAAACCAGCACTTTCAGACAAGGGCTATTGGCGTGTGGTTCGATCGGGTCTTTGTCGAGGCGGTCACGCACATCCTCCCCGAAGAGGTTGTTACCTCCGACGCGATCGAGGAGCGGCTCGCCCCGCTCTACGACCGACTGCGGCTCCCGCCGGGCCGCCTCGAGCTGATGTCGGGCATCCGTGAACGGCGGTTCTTCCCGCCCGGCACGAAGCCCGGCGACATCAGCTGCCGTGTCGGCGAGCTGGCGATCGAACAGAGCGGCGTGCCGCGCGAGGCGTTCGGCGCGTGCCTCCACGGGTCGGTGTGCCGCGACTGCCTCGAACCCGCCACCGCCTGTCGCGTCCATCACGCCCTCGGGCTGCCCCACGGGTGCATCGTCCAGGACGTGTCGAACGCCTGCCTGGGCATCCTCTCGGGCGCCCTGCAGATCGCGACGATGATCGAGCTGGGCATGATCGAAGCCGGCATCGTCGTCGGCACGGAGTGCGGCCGGCAGCTGGTGGACAACACCATCGACAAGCTCAACGCCGACACGTCGTTGACGCGCGACTCGGTCAAGAACTCGTTCGCGTCGTTGACGATCGGCTCGGCCAGCGCCGCGATGGTGCTTTGCCACCAGCGGTTGAGCCGGACCGGCGCCCGGCTGCGTGCGTCGACGGTCTACGCCGACACCACGCACCACGACCTCTGCCAGAGCGAGGGCCTCGCCGAGGTCATGCAGACCGACAGCGAACGCCTGATGCGCGCCGGCGTCGCCGCCGGCGCGGCGAACTTCGAGCGGCTGCTCGACGCCGCCGGCTGGACGCGCGAACGAATCGACCGAACATTCTGCCATCAGGTCGGCGCCGCGCACCGCAAGATGATGCTCGGCGAACTGGGCCTGCCGCTGGAGCGTGATTACTCGACCGTCGATTGGCTGGGCAACACCGGCTCGGCGGCGCTGCCCAGCGCCTTGTCGCTGGGCCTAGAAGCCGGCGCGGTGAATCGTGGCGACCGCGTCGCGCTGCTGGGCATCGGCTCGGGCGTCAATTGCCTGATGATGGCGGTGGAGTATTGCTAGCGCGGAGGGCCACCATTGGGCATCCCACCATGATTTAGCCCCCGGTCATTGACCGGGGGCTAAGTGCGGGGACGAGCGCTCAAGACGGTGGCGCCCCAAACACGCGGCGGTGGGTCAACTGTTGTGGACCCACGCCACGATGCTGATCACCGCCACCAAGAACATCGCGCCAACGACCCACACCCAAGCCGGCGTCCTGGTATAGGGGTTCACGTACCCCGGCGGGTGGAGCGGGTCGTACTCTGTCTGTGCGGCGCGTTGCGCGCGACGTTTGATTGGGTCGTCCTCGGTCGCGGCGGCGTACTCTTCGTCGAAGATCGACTTCGGCTTGATCGGCCTCGAGGGCGAGCTGAGCGACGCGGCTTCGGTCTCTTCGGTGACCCTATCGCTTGAGCTCGTCACCTTGGACGAGCCCCGATCAGGCTTCGCGACAGACTTCGCTGACGAGGCCTTGCCCGACTTGCTGGCGACGTTTGCTTTCGATCCGAGCTTCGAGTTGCTCTCGTCCGAGAGGACGCCCGACGACGCGGAAGCCTTCTTGGCTTGGCGCGCGGCGGGGCCCTTTTCTTCTTCGTCCAGGGGAGCGAGGCCGATGTCCTCATCGGTATCGACGGAGGGCGTCGAGTAGAGCTTGGCCGTTTCGCTGGCGGCAGGAGGGACGCGGCCACTCCCGCTGCCCGGTTTGGACAGCGCGCCAGGCGGGGGCGTTTGTGAGTAGCGGCTGAGGATGCCGCTGCCGACGCCACTGCCGAGCCCTTCACCGACCCGGACACCGCTGCCGCTGGATCCCATGCCGACGGTCGATTCGCCGCGTTCGGCGAGCCAATCGTTCATCAGTCGAGCCACGTCCCCGGCGGTCTGCGGACGATCGTCCGGCTTCTTCGCCATCATCCGCGCGCAGAGGTCCACCAACGAGAGCGGCGTGTCGGGCCGCAGCTTCAGCAGGCTTTCGGGCTCTTCGACTTGGTGTTTGAGGAGCCGCTCGGAGATCGTCCCGTCGGGGAACGGCGGGCGGCCCACCAGCAGGAAATAGAGCGTACAGCCGAGGCTGTAGATGTCCGCCCGCGCGTCGGCGGCGTGGCTGTTGAGGGCCTGCTCGGGCGCGAGGTAGTCGGCCGTGCCGAGGACGTTCTCGTCGTTGGCGAGCGTGAGCGACGTCTCGTCGTCGTTGAGCTTCGCCAGGCCCATATCGAGCAGCTTGACCGTACCGTGCTGGTCGAGCAGGCAGTTGGCCGGCTTGATGTCGCGGTGCACGAGGCCCATCTCGTGGGCGTGCTGAAGACCGGTCGCGACCTGCGTGACGTACCGCACCGCGGTGACGAACGGCAGCGGGCCGTTCTGACTCACCGTCTGATGGAGATCGCGTCCATCGACGTACTCCATGACGATGTAGTGGGTGTCTCCTTCGTTATCGATGTCAAAGACGCGGACAATGTTGGGGTCGTCGAGCCGGGCCGCCGCGCGGGCTTCGAGCTGGAACCGCGACAGGTACGAGCGGTCCTTCACCCGCTGCCGCGGCAAGACCTTGATCGCCACCCGCCGTTCCATGAGCACGTGCTCGGCGAGATAGACGTGGCTCATGCCGCCCTTACCGATCTGGCCGAGCAACTTGTACTTGCCGAGTCGAAACCCGCGGTGCTTGCCGGCGAGCAGCTTGTCGGCTTGCCAACGCGTCAACAGCCCGTCGGCGACGAGCATGTCGGCGACCTTCTCCTGCTCGACGGGAATCCCGCCGGGCTCCTGCGCGCTCTTCTCTAAGAACGCATCGAGCTTCTTCGGAGTTACGAGGTCGCTCCGTTTGACCAGGTCGATCAGCTTTTCGGAGGCGTCCTGAGACATCCGTCTTGCTGGGTCCGTTGCCGACCGTTGCGGCCTCCGCGCGTACGCCAAGTTGTGGCGTCGGCGCGTTAGCGCGAGCGATACTAGGAAAGTGCCA from Botrimarina mediterranea encodes:
- a CDS encoding acyl-CoA thioesterase, with protein sequence MPREHEFDLPVRYYETDGQGVVHHSNYLRYMELARIELLNATGYDYAKIEEAGILLVVAKATVRYKSPARYGDVLRIWLRTERAFGARIDHTYVIKVGERIVAEAETTIACIDREGRVQRLPRELEIDE
- a CDS encoding serine/threonine-protein kinase, whose protein sequence is MSQDASEKLIDLVKRSDLVTPKKLDAFLEKSAQEPGGIPVEQEKVADMLVADGLLTRWQADKLLAGKHRGFRLGKYKLLGQIGKGGMSHVYLAEHVLMERRVAIKVLPRQRVKDRSYLSRFQLEARAAARLDDPNIVRVFDIDNEGDTHYIVMEYVDGRDLHQTVSQNGPLPFVTAVRYVTQVATGLQHAHEMGLVHRDIKPANCLLDQHGTVKLLDMGLAKLNDDETSLTLANDENVLGTADYLAPEQALNSHAADARADIYSLGCTLYFLLVGRPPFPDGTISERLLKHQVEEPESLLKLRPDTPLSLVDLCARMMAKKPDDRPQTAGDVARLMNDWLAERGESTVGMGSSGSGVRVGEGLGSGVGSGILSRYSQTPPPGALSKPGSGSGRVPPAASETAKLYSTPSVDTDEDIGLAPLDEEEKGPAARQAKKASASSGVLSDESNSKLGSKANVASKSGKASSAKSVAKPDRGSSKVTSSSDRVTEETEAASLSSPSRPIKPKSIFDEEYAAATEDDPIKRRAQRAAQTEYDPLHPPGYVNPYTRTPAWVWVVGAMFLVAVISIVAWVHNS
- a CDS encoding DJ-1/PfpI family protein translates to MKQLLFLVGDYVEDYEVMVPFQALAMVGYDCVAVCPGKKVGDTVATAIHDFDGAQTYSEKRGHNFAINGDFDAVNVADFAGLVIPGGRAPEYLRLDERVLAIVREFAAAGKPIAGVCHAAQLLATAGVISGKRMQAYPACKPDVIAAGGVWDEPSAGLDSACVDGVLVTGPAWPAHPAWLREFVRTLGGELRP
- a CDS encoding 3-oxoacyl-ACP synthase III — protein: MWFDRVFVEAVTHILPEEVVTSDAIEERLAPLYDRLRLPPGRLELMSGIRERRFFPPGTKPGDISCRVGELAIEQSGVPREAFGACLHGSVCRDCLEPATACRVHHALGLPHGCIVQDVSNACLGILSGALQIATMIELGMIEAGIVVGTECGRQLVDNTIDKLNADTSLTRDSVKNSFASLTIGSASAAMVLCHQRLSRTGARLRASTVYADTTHHDLCQSEGLAEVMQTDSERLMRAGVAAGAANFERLLDAAGWTRERIDRTFCHQVGAAHRKMMLGELGLPLERDYSTVDWLGNTGSAALPSALSLGLEAGAVNRGDRVALLGIGSGVNCLMMAVEYC
- a CDS encoding gamma-glutamyl-gamma-aminobutyrate hydrolase family protein — encoded protein: MSKPIIALNADFRVAAGDKPAVSYVPAGYYDALIEAGALPVILPPVESQEDLDQVLRMVDGVLLVGGADLDPRRDGWMLHPAVRPLAPRRETFDRMLARTVCERRMPVFGIGLGMQLLNVTMGGNLFLHLPEDLPEALPHHDILDPAHRHTLELAAGSIMDRVYGDGELRVNSRHHMAIDELADCFTVTAKCPDGVIEAIESNMEDWFAMGTQFHPEAETASALDLRIFEEFLTGVKETTEPMRLVA